From Spiroplasma eriocheiris, the proteins below share one genomic window:
- a CDS encoding ABC transporter permease, translating to MKSNEIKILKIKPIKETTNAANNPDQPLVVGNHPNSHFFNQSSVFTATGPIPTPVNQPEPLTFHNREVKINLDNPNAINILKKQANHLEQEQLNFYQRVNKIKDVFDEAAFDKNDEYLKNFNQDNKAPVNLNPNIVKQVPTTEQPTIDQANLREQARMVAKKILAKEQTTNQAVKLKSESFVKVKQPAPNLFKPPVPGPRMKEVKYSESSNDLDPEVSKQPAREPTPELNNSAVLTSPVVKEKEQGLDLQITKPNYYAQADVMEWDPSKRPNLNSNPTVEKVEKPAILTEQAFKSELAKLKEQEPPETNSNKPLEFSNFYSRLFNDKAADLFTGDSTSATSKSFRRIKVKTKNNNPVTSKPLSHPGGVVNKTIYETSAAFNHNFKIKRLANGRQKIKRVTKTPNLMWNSPILLFSRASLLLGFIMLLILTLAWDSWRETSSFDLYTFFKQAGADVSFLSDQSSYWTANRIFLMIVLAIYLGIAIIPLVSINHQKSLVYVILPINILAILFMLVIYIYGYAYWDDNFEPVRCIFQWLSLFFLMLAMGSFILAIRNLKFQ from the coding sequence ATGAAGAGTAACGAAATTAAAATTTTAAAAATTAAACCGATTAAGGAAACTACAAACGCTGCCAATAACCCTGATCAACCACTAGTGGTTGGTAATCATCCAAATAGTCATTTTTTTAACCAATCTTCTGTTTTTACTGCAACTGGTCCAATCCCAACTCCTGTTAACCAACCAGAACCATTAACATTTCATAATCGCGAAGTTAAAATTAACTTAGATAATCCGAACGCCATTAATATTTTAAAAAAACAAGCTAACCATTTGGAACAAGAGCAGTTAAATTTTTACCAACGTGTCAATAAAATTAAAGATGTTTTTGATGAAGCAGCCTTTGATAAAAATGATGAATATTTAAAAAATTTTAACCAGGATAATAAAGCACCAGTTAACTTAAATCCCAACATTGTAAAACAGGTCCCAACAACTGAGCAACCAACAATTGACCAAGCTAATCTACGGGAACAAGCACGAATGGTTGCTAAAAAAATCCTTGCGAAAGAACAAACAACTAACCAAGCAGTTAAATTAAAATCCGAATCGTTTGTCAAGGTAAAGCAACCAGCTCCTAATTTATTTAAACCACCAGTTCCCGGTCCCCGAATGAAAGAGGTTAAATATAGTGAAAGTTCAAATGACCTTGATCCGGAAGTTAGCAAACAACCAGCTCGTGAACCAACCCCAGAATTGAATAATTCCGCAGTTTTAACTTCCCCCGTGGTCAAAGAAAAAGAACAGGGATTGGATTTACAAATTACAAAACCAAATTATTATGCGCAAGCAGATGTAATGGAATGAGATCCTAGTAAACGGCCAAATTTAAACAGTAATCCTACGGTTGAAAAAGTTGAAAAACCAGCAATTTTAACCGAACAAGCTTTTAAAAGTGAACTTGCAAAGTTAAAAGAACAGGAACCACCAGAAACTAATTCAAATAAACCACTTGAATTTAGTAATTTTTATAGCCGGTTATTTAATGATAAAGCTGCTGACTTATTTACCGGAGATTCTACTTCAGCGACATCAAAATCATTTCGTCGGATTAAAGTTAAGACAAAAAATAATAATCCCGTTACTAGCAAACCTCTTAGCCATCCCGGGGGAGTTGTGAATAAAACAATTTATGAAACATCCGCCGCTTTTAACCATAATTTTAAAATTAAACGTTTAGCAAATGGTCGGCAAAAAATTAAACGAGTTACCAAAACTCCGAACTTAATGTGAAATAGTCCAATCTTATTATTTAGTCGGGCTAGTTTACTCCTGGGTTTTATAATGTTACTAATTTTAACGCTTGCTTGAGATAGTTGACGCGAAACTAGTAGTTTTGATTTATATACTTTTTTTAAACAAGCAGGGGCTGATGTTAGCTTTTTAAGTGATCAGAGTAGTTATTGAACCGCCAACCGGATTTTCTTAATGATTGTGTTAGCAATTTACTTAGGAATTGCAATTATCCCGTTGGTAAGTATTAATCATCAAAAAAGTTTAGTATATGTTATTTTACCAATTAACATCTTAGCAATTCTTTTCATGTTAGTAATTTATATTTATGGTTATGCTTATTGAGATGATAATTTTGAACCAGTTCGTTGTATCTTTCAATGGTTAAGTTTATTTTTCTTAATGTTAGCAATGGGAAGTTTTATTCTTGCCATTCGAAATTTAAAATTCCAGTAA
- the mnmA gene encoding tRNA 2-thiouridine(34) synthase MnmA yields the protein MEKVVVGLSGGVDSSVSLYLLKKAGYQVSALFMRNWDSNLNNDILGHKVLNGTICPQEIDYNDAQMVAKELGVEINRVDFIQEYWDYVFTYFLREYQHGRTPNPDILCNKYIKFNYFLKYALDKIKADKIAMGHYARVRFNPVLQEYQLLRGLDANKDQTYFLCQLNQEQLSKTLFPIGELTKDEVRKIADEQHLATAHKKDSTGICFIGERNFKQFLENYIPNQPGDIVDIETNEIVGRHTGVMYYTIGQRKGLNLGGMDERYFTVGKNIKDNILYVSKGSEDKWLFSTSCLVSDLNWINRLPAQKFSCTAKFRYRQQDIPVQVEVLPNNQALVSFATKVKAITPGQEAVFYDGEVCLGGGIINEAYLNGQKLWYL from the coding sequence ATGGAAAAAGTTGTTGTTGGTTTATCAGGAGGCGTTGACTCTTCGGTAAGCTTATATTTATTGAAAAAAGCTGGATATCAAGTTAGTGCGTTATTTATGCGAAATTGGGATAGTAATTTAAATAATGATATTTTAGGACATAAAGTCCTCAATGGTACTATTTGTCCCCAAGAAATTGATTATAATGATGCACAAATGGTAGCGAAAGAACTAGGGGTTGAAATAAACCGGGTTGATTTTATCCAAGAGTATTGAGACTATGTCTTTACTTATTTTTTACGGGAATATCAACATGGCCGTACACCCAATCCTGATATTTTATGTAATAAATATATTAAATTTAATTATTTTTTAAAGTATGCCTTAGATAAGATTAAAGCCGATAAAATTGCGATGGGTCATTATGCACGAGTTCGTTTTAATCCAGTATTACAAGAATATCAATTATTGCGTGGACTTGATGCTAATAAAGACCAAACTTATTTTTTATGTCAGCTAAATCAAGAACAGTTATCAAAAACATTATTTCCAATTGGTGAATTAACAAAGGATGAAGTGCGAAAAATTGCGGATGAACAACATTTAGCAACCGCCCACAAAAAAGATTCAACGGGAATCTGCTTTATTGGTGAACGAAATTTTAAACAATTCTTAGAAAACTATATTCCAAACCAACCGGGTGATATTGTTGATATTGAGACTAATGAGATTGTTGGTCGTCATACGGGCGTAATGTATTATACGATTGGTCAACGCAAAGGTTTGAACCTGGGGGGAATGGATGAGCGTTATTTTACCGTTGGTAAAAACATTAAAGATAATATTTTATATGTTAGCAAGGGGAGTGAGGATAAATGATTATTTTCAACCAGTTGTTTAGTTAGTGATCTTAACTGAATTAATCGCTTGCCAGCTCAAAAATTTAGTTGTACAGCAAAATTCCGCTATCGTCAACAAGACATCCCAGTGCAAGTTGAAGTCTTACCAAATAACCAAGCACTAGTTAGTTTTGCCACAAAAGTTAAAGCAATAACTCCCGGCCAAGAAGCAGTTTTTTATGATGGGGAAGTTTGCTTAGGAGGAGGAATTATTAACGAAGCTTATTTAAATGGTCAAAAACTATGGTATTTATAA